The DNA sequence AATGATGAAGTATTGGGAAAGATAGATGAAATTCAACGCCTTGCCGATATTGATTATCTCTCCATTGAGACCAATGAAAAACTGGTAAATGAGGGTATGCCCAATCGGTTTCTGCTTCCCTATATCAACCGTTATATTATTGATGCCAATACAGATGTGAGAGTGGTTTGGGTTAAGGATGGCAAAGATGTGCTAGAGGCCAGCTAGTGATGCATTTTACGTTTGTAACCCTTTTCCCAGAACTGGTACGTGGCTATTTCTCCAGTAGTATCCTTGGTCGTGCTATTGATGAGAAAAAAATTTCTATGCATTACCAGAACCCAAGAGACTTTACGCACAATAGGCATAAAAAAGTTGATGCTCCAATGATTGGTGGTGGTGCTGGTATGCTTATGACCCCTCAGCCACTTATCGATACACTTAAACACATTAAAGCAGACTCACCCTATGCACACACTATTTTTTTGACCCCTGTTGCCAAACGTTTTACACAAAATGATGCAAAACGTTTGGCAAAAAAAGCACATATTGTATTGGTAAGTGGTCGCTATGAAGGGATTGATGAGCGGGTTATAGAGCACTATGCCGATGAAGTTTTTTCTATTGGAGATTACATTTTAACTGGTGGTGAACTGGCAAGTATGGTACTGTGTGATGCTATTAGCCGAAATGTTGAAGGGGTACTTGGAAACAGCAACTCTTTACAGATGGAGAGCTTTGAGTCATCTTTTTTAGAAGCACCTTCGTTTACGAAGCCAACAATTTATGAAAATAGTGAAGTGATTTCAGAGTTTTTAAAGGGTAATCATAGTA is a window from the Sulfurovum sp. genome containing:
- the trmD gene encoding tRNA (guanosine(37)-N1)-methyltransferase TrmD encodes the protein MHFTFVTLFPELVRGYFSSSILGRAIDEKKISMHYQNPRDFTHNRHKKVDAPMIGGGAGMLMTPQPLIDTLKHIKADSPYAHTIFLTPVAKRFTQNDAKRLAKKAHIVLVSGRYEGIDERVIEHYADEVFSIGDYILTGGELASMVLCDAISRNVEGVLGNSNSLQMESFESSFLEAPSFTKPTIYENSEVISEFLKGNHSKITDLKRGLALYKTKYFRPDLYKKGIANEK